A genome region from Natronobeatus ordinarius includes the following:
- a CDS encoding DUF2062 domain-containing protein produces the protein MLRERLSVYRSRVRRELTAAFDGSHSAHEVAASFAIGIFVTAMPTGGLGIGLFFLLAYWFPWLCRTAMFASVVVLNPLVKPLVYAGSVKLGAVLLGTDPLVLFDVAALDYAVTVVQLLLLGNVLIALALAGVGYVVVLELTRSHRRRHRHSRRLTP, from the coding sequence ATGCTCCGTGAACGTCTGTCGGTGTATCGATCGCGAGTCCGGCGTGAGCTCACCGCAGCGTTCGACGGCAGCCACAGCGCTCACGAGGTCGCCGCGAGCTTCGCCATCGGAATCTTCGTCACCGCGATGCCGACGGGCGGACTCGGAATCGGCCTGTTCTTCCTGCTCGCCTACTGGTTCCCCTGGCTATGCAGGACCGCCATGTTCGCCTCGGTCGTCGTCCTCAACCCGCTCGTCAAACCGCTCGTCTACGCCGGGAGCGTCAAACTCGGGGCCGTCCTCCTCGGAACCGACCCCCTGGTACTGTTCGACGTCGCCGCCCTCGATTACGCCGTGACCGTCGTCCAGCTCCTCCTGCTCGGGAACGTCCTGATCGCCCTCGCTCTGGCGGGGGTCGGGTACGTCGTCGTCCTCGAGTTGACGCGATCACACCGTCGCCGGCACCGCCACTCGCGCCGGCTCACACCATGA
- a CDS encoding GNAT family N-acetyltransferase, giving the protein MEYRDAGRDDVEAIQRIARASWERDYPDILSRETAAAEAVEEWYGREAIERELETPGSALLVAEDDDEVVGFSHAVVSGGEATILRVYVHPAYRHEGVGSGLLERTIDEATDRAAERVRAMVLSANEPGDAFYRSVGFEPVDTGETVIDGEPYEETVYELGNDA; this is encoded by the coding sequence ATGGAGTATCGTGATGCCGGCCGCGACGACGTCGAAGCGATCCAGCGAATCGCCCGGGCGTCCTGGGAACGGGACTACCCGGACATTCTGAGCCGGGAGACGGCCGCTGCCGAAGCCGTCGAGGAGTGGTACGGCCGGGAGGCGATCGAACGCGAACTCGAGACGCCGGGGTCGGCCCTGCTCGTCGCCGAGGACGACGACGAGGTCGTCGGATTCTCCCACGCAGTCGTCAGCGGCGGCGAGGCGACGATCTTGCGCGTCTACGTTCACCCCGCGTATCGCCACGAAGGCGTTGGGTCGGGACTGCTCGAGCGAACGATCGACGAGGCGACCGACCGGGCGGCCGAGCGCGTCAGGGCGATGGTGCTCTCGGCGAACGAACCCGGCGACGCGTTCTATCGGAGTGTGGGATTCGAGCCCGTCGACACCGGCGAGACCGTGATCGACGGCGAGCCGTACGAGGAGACGGTGTACGAACTCGGGAACGACGCGTGA
- a CDS encoding class I SAM-dependent methyltransferase, with protein sequence MGFHTFPIDRADALEDPSRYRFCSREELIAALELDDGAAVADLGSGTGFYADDVAPFVETLYAVDVQPEMHDLYREKELPDAVETVTADVSALPFDDDHLDGAYSVMTHHEYASEAAFAELARVLRSGGRLVTVDWSADGPGDDGPSVDERFGLEAVTDQLEEAGFSIELAHNRPETLFVVARR encoded by the coding sequence ATGGGCTTTCACACGTTCCCCATCGACCGGGCCGACGCGCTTGAGGATCCGTCTCGCTACCGCTTCTGTTCGCGCGAGGAACTGATCGCGGCGCTCGAACTCGACGACGGGGCGGCCGTCGCCGACCTCGGGTCGGGGACGGGCTTCTACGCGGACGACGTGGCCCCGTTCGTGGAAACGCTGTACGCGGTCGACGTCCAGCCCGAAATGCACGACCTGTACCGGGAGAAAGAACTCCCGGACGCGGTCGAAACGGTGACGGCCGACGTCTCTGCGCTCCCGTTCGACGACGACCACCTCGACGGGGCGTACTCGGTGATGACCCACCACGAGTACGCGAGCGAGGCGGCGTTCGCGGAACTCGCCCGCGTGCTCCGATCCGGCGGCCGGCTCGTTACCGTCGATTGGTCGGCCGACGGCCCCGGCGACGACGGCCCCTCGGTGGACGAACGGTTCGGCCTCGAGGCCGTGACCGACCAGCTCGAAGAGGCCGGTTTTTCGATCGAGTTGGCTCACAACCGTCCCGAGACACTGTTCGTGGTCGCTCGACGGTAG
- a CDS encoding GNAT family N-acetyltransferase, with protein MPGARIDRGDRIALRTVEREDVPFLQRAFANPEIRYPLGNGIHRTLEEVERRFEDDDQRQFLVCLEPEDANPGTPDGDEVRPIGAVAITGADWRRPELVYWLVPDVHREGYGNEAVSLVLEYVFRVYDTPAVGASVYDHNDASRGLLESLGFTEEGRLRRYRFVDGEYRDLCQYGLLRGEWRRTDASNRN; from the coding sequence ATGCCAGGTGCACGTATCGATCGCGGCGATCGGATCGCGCTTCGGACGGTCGAGCGCGAGGACGTTCCGTTCCTCCAGCGAGCGTTCGCGAACCCCGAGATTCGGTATCCGCTCGGCAACGGCATCCACCGGACGCTCGAGGAGGTCGAACGCCGCTTCGAGGACGACGACCAGCGCCAGTTCCTCGTCTGCCTCGAGCCCGAGGACGCGAATCCGGGAACCCCCGACGGCGACGAGGTCCGGCCGATCGGCGCGGTCGCGATCACGGGCGCCGACTGGCGGCGTCCCGAACTCGTCTACTGGCTCGTTCCCGACGTCCACAGGGAAGGCTACGGCAACGAAGCCGTCTCGCTGGTCCTCGAGTACGTCTTCCGCGTCTACGACACGCCCGCCGTCGGCGCGAGCGTCTACGATCACAACGACGCCTCCCGGGGTCTGCTCGAGTCGCTCGGCTTCACCGAGGAAGGACGCCTCCGCCGGTACAGGTTCGTCGACGGCGAGTATCGCGACCTGTGCCAGTACGGGCTCCTCCGGGGTGAGTGGCGGCGAACTGACGCGTCGAACCGAAACTGA
- a CDS encoding HAD-IIA family hydrolase: MTTYEAAILDVDGTIVRGERLLEGATQGLRSLEDAGLSRLLFSNNPTRGAAHYRERVGNHGIEIGPENVLTSATVTAEYLASTHDGDAVYLVGEDRLAAIVREAGLEVTTDPTAADLVVGSIDRAFTYDNLGAALEALERDVPFYGTDPDVTIPTDDGTMPGSGAVLAAMAAVAGREPDAILGKPSSIAAEAAMARLEVDPADTLVVGDRLDTDVALGQRAGMTTALVLTGVTTRADLERSEIEPAYVLESLGEVDSILDGE, encoded by the coding sequence ATGACGACCTACGAGGCGGCGATCCTCGACGTCGACGGAACGATCGTTCGGGGCGAGCGGTTGCTCGAGGGCGCGACCCAGGGGCTTCGCTCGCTCGAGGACGCCGGGCTCTCGCGCCTGCTCTTCTCGAACAATCCGACTCGCGGCGCGGCCCACTACCGGGAACGCGTCGGGAACCACGGCATCGAGATCGGTCCCGAGAACGTGCTCACGTCGGCCACCGTCACGGCCGAGTACCTCGCGTCGACTCACGACGGCGACGCCGTCTACCTCGTCGGCGAGGATCGACTCGCCGCGATCGTACGGGAGGCTGGCCTCGAGGTGACGACCGACCCGACGGCGGCGGATCTCGTCGTCGGTTCGATCGACCGCGCGTTCACCTACGACAACCTCGGGGCGGCGCTCGAGGCGCTCGAGCGCGATGTCCCCTTCTACGGCACCGACCCGGACGTGACGATTCCGACCGACGACGGGACGATGCCCGGATCGGGCGCGGTGCTCGCCGCGATGGCAGCCGTTGCGGGGCGAGAGCCGGACGCCATCCTCGGCAAACCCTCGTCGATCGCCGCCGAGGCCGCGATGGCCCGACTCGAGGTCGACCCAGCCGATACCCTCGTCGTCGGCGACCGCCTCGACACCGACGTGGCACTCGGCCAGCGAGCAGGAATGACGACCGCGCTCGTCCTGACGGGGGTCACGACGCGAGCGGACCTCGAGCGGTCGGAGATCGAGCCAGCGTACGTACTCGAGTCGCTCGGAGAGGTTGACTCGATTCTCGACGGGGAGTAG
- a CDS encoding HalOD1 output domain-containing protein codes for MRSDENTVRKAYDSSSGRPLSDVVLEAIAEVKGEEITKKTCILYDDVDPTGLDLLFADSGSGNTVVTFGCVDCEVTLVAGDDIEVRATLLSDEER; via the coding sequence ATGAGGTCCGACGAGAACACGGTCCGCAAGGCGTACGATTCCTCGAGCGGTCGACCGTTGAGCGACGTCGTCCTCGAAGCGATCGCCGAGGTGAAAGGCGAGGAGATCACGAAAAAGACGTGCATTCTGTACGACGACGTCGATCCGACCGGGCTCGATCTCCTGTTTGCGGATTCAGGAAGCGGCAATACGGTCGTGACGTTCGGCTGTGTGGACTGTGAGGTGACGCTCGTCGCAGGCGACGATATCGAGGTCCGCGCTACCCTGCTCTCGGATGAGGAGCGGTGA
- a CDS encoding metal-dependent hydrolase has translation MNKRGHVLNAVLLSVGLGLLLEPSLDLKTLETIVAITIPVTLGALFPDVDTDFGRHRKTLHNLPVLVAFLAFPYYFENLQYVWIGVLTHFVLDVAGSRRGIALFYPLSPTEYNLPFGVPVSSSKADLVTVLVTAGEILIAAAIIYEVPQWGFEMSRQAIGI, from the coding sequence ATGAACAAGCGGGGGCACGTTCTCAACGCGGTGTTACTCAGCGTCGGACTGGGGCTCCTCCTCGAGCCGTCGCTGGACCTGAAGACGCTCGAGACGATCGTGGCGATCACCATTCCGGTGACGCTGGGGGCGCTCTTTCCCGACGTCGACACGGACTTCGGCCGCCACCGGAAGACGCTCCACAACCTGCCGGTGCTCGTGGCGTTTCTCGCGTTTCCGTACTACTTCGAGAACCTCCAGTACGTCTGGATCGGCGTCCTCACACACTTCGTGCTCGACGTGGCGGGAAGTCGGCGCGGCATCGCGCTGTTCTATCCGCTCTCGCCGACCGAGTACAACCTGCCGTTCGGGGTCCCCGTCAGCAGTAGCAAAGCGGACCTCGTTACCGTGCTCGTCACTGCTGGCGAGATCCTCATTGCGGCGGCGATCATCTACGAAGTGCCACAGTGGGGCTTCGAGATGAGTCGGCAGGCGATCGGTATCTAG
- a CDS encoding pyridoxamine 5'-phosphate oxidase family protein, with protein sequence MTDHWYGKPMSEDDAVEFLNDRGTGVLCLAAERRAYGVPVAFAYDSGSDRVLFDLGFAAESKKRSFIERTDEVCLTVYEHSSPHEWRSVVVTGPLEGLAEDDVDEELESWFYTVAGDVDVEETDLELQWYELRADDVSGRYLG encoded by the coding sequence ATGACAGACCACTGGTACGGAAAGCCGATGTCCGAAGACGACGCCGTCGAGTTCCTCAACGACCGCGGGACCGGCGTGCTTTGTCTCGCAGCGGAGCGTCGAGCCTACGGCGTCCCCGTCGCGTTCGCCTACGATTCTGGAAGCGATCGAGTGCTCTTCGATCTCGGCTTCGCCGCCGAGAGCAAGAAACGATCGTTCATCGAGAGGACCGACGAGGTGTGTCTCACTGTCTACGAACACTCGAGTCCCCACGAGTGGCGAAGCGTCGTGGTGACCGGACCGCTCGAGGGGCTCGCCGAGGACGACGTCGACGAAGAACTCGAGTCGTGGTTCTACACCGTCGCTGGCGACGTCGACGTCGAGGAAACCGACCTCGAGTTGCAGTGGTACGAGCTCCGTGCCGACGATGTGTCGGGGCGCTACCTTGGCTAG
- a CDS encoding sulfatase family protein, producing MADTQPNVLLIHCHDLGRYLGCYGVDVETPRIDELADDGALFENHFVTAPQCSPSRGSLMTGRYPHVNGLMGLAHGSWELHEDERILPQYLHDAGYETHLFGLQHISQDTDRLGYDHVHSEGNLYPGVSPAVHQANRARNVADVVSTFLEKRAFDAPFFASIGFFELHRVEEEHGRFGFDADYYATDDPDEIRPLPYLPDRRGIRLDLAEMRGMVYAVDEAMGTILDCLADTGLEEETLVAFTTEHGIAFPRAKGCPYDAGIEAALVMRCPGLADGGDRYDELLSNVDVLPTLLECVGADVPDGIDGRSFYPLLADEEYEEREQLFAEMSWHDMYNPFRAIRTHRYKYVRNFWHLPKVYLSSDIFASEAGREVREEYGIPPRPYEELYDLQDDPQEDVNVVKEPRYQDVRVDLSRRLHEWMNATDDPLLDGPLPPGDDDEISAWPHEESSTHD from the coding sequence ATGGCCGATACGCAGCCGAACGTCCTCCTGATACACTGTCACGACCTCGGCCGGTACCTGGGGTGTTACGGCGTCGACGTCGAGACGCCGCGAATCGACGAACTCGCCGACGACGGTGCGCTGTTCGAGAATCACTTCGTCACCGCCCCGCAGTGTTCGCCCTCCCGCGGAAGCCTGATGACGGGCCGGTATCCGCACGTCAACGGGTTGATGGGACTGGCCCACGGTAGCTGGGAGCTGCACGAGGACGAGCGCATCCTGCCACAGTACCTGCACGACGCCGGCTACGAGACCCACCTGTTCGGCCTCCAGCACATCAGTCAGGACACCGATCGGCTGGGCTACGATCACGTCCACTCCGAGGGGAACCTCTACCCCGGCGTCTCGCCGGCCGTCCACCAGGCGAATCGGGCGCGAAACGTCGCCGACGTCGTCTCGACGTTCCTCGAGAAACGGGCCTTCGACGCGCCCTTTTTCGCCTCGATCGGCTTCTTCGAACTCCACCGCGTCGAGGAGGAACACGGCCGATTCGGGTTCGACGCCGACTACTACGCGACGGACGATCCCGACGAGATCCGCCCGCTTCCCTACCTTCCGGACCGACGCGGGATCAGGCTCGACCTGGCGGAGATGCGGGGGATGGTGTACGCCGTCGACGAGGCGATGGGAACGATTCTCGACTGCCTCGCGGACACCGGCCTCGAGGAGGAGACGCTCGTGGCCTTCACGACCGAACACGGCATCGCCTTCCCCCGGGCGAAAGGGTGCCCCTACGACGCGGGTATCGAAGCCGCGCTCGTGATGCGCTGTCCCGGCCTCGCCGACGGTGGCGACCGGTACGACGAACTGCTCAGCAACGTCGACGTGCTCCCGACGCTCCTCGAGTGCGTCGGCGCCGACGTTCCGGACGGCATCGACGGGCGGAGTTTCTACCCGTTGCTGGCAGACGAGGAGTACGAGGAACGCGAGCAACTCTTCGCCGAGATGAGCTGGCACGACATGTACAACCCGTTCCGGGCGATCCGTACACACCGGTACAAGTACGTCAGGAACTTCTGGCACCTGCCGAAGGTGTACCTCTCGTCGGACATCTTCGCCAGCGAGGCCGGCCGCGAGGTGCGCGAGGAGTATGGCATCCCGCCTCGCCCGTACGAGGAACTGTACGACCTCCAGGACGATCCACAGGAGGACGTGAACGTGGTCAAAGAACCACGGTACCAGGACGTCCGTGTCGACCTCTCGCGGCGGCTCCACGAGTGGATGAACGCGACCGACGACCCGTTGCTCGACGGCCCGCTGCCGCCCGGCGACGACGACGAGATCAGCGCCTGGCCACACGAAGAGTCATCGACCCACGACTGA
- a CDS encoding universal stress protein: protein MPTHVLVPLDGSEQATAGLEYSLASVPDAAITLLYVVDTGRDHYAGVGDAETPEQRARATAERVLSTAKSRAEAVGVEARTTIRTGSPHTEILECLVEREADHVVMGSHGESPITRPFLGHVSEAVVSRAPVTTTVVSEPPATLRERDLPGHVVVPTDGSEQAEAALEYVLAEFPDAEVTALHVVDLPFESSHDEVDGTYLEAIRDDFDERAGQVLASAETIAADHGASIETVSSYGEPTTEIVEYALEADADQILMGSHGRSLAARLVLGTVAETVARRSPLAVTLVRGRPHDA, encoded by the coding sequence ATGCCAACCCACGTTCTCGTTCCCCTCGACGGATCGGAGCAGGCCACCGCTGGCCTCGAGTACAGCCTCGCGTCGGTTCCCGACGCGGCGATCACGCTCCTGTACGTCGTCGATACCGGTCGGGACCACTACGCCGGCGTCGGCGACGCCGAGACGCCGGAACAGCGAGCGCGAGCCACCGCCGAGCGCGTCTTGTCGACGGCGAAGTCGCGCGCCGAGGCGGTCGGCGTCGAAGCACGCACGACGATCCGGACCGGCTCACCCCACACGGAGATCCTCGAGTGCCTCGTCGAGCGCGAGGCCGACCACGTGGTGATGGGCAGTCACGGCGAGTCGCCGATCACCCGGCCGTTTCTCGGCCACGTCAGCGAGGCCGTCGTCAGTCGCGCGCCGGTCACGACGACGGTCGTCTCCGAACCGCCCGCGACCCTCCGCGAGCGCGACCTCCCGGGCCACGTCGTCGTCCCCACCGACGGCTCCGAGCAGGCCGAAGCCGCACTCGAGTACGTCCTCGCCGAGTTCCCCGACGCCGAGGTAACCGCCCTGCACGTCGTCGACCTCCCGTTCGAGTCGAGCCACGACGAGGTCGACGGGACCTACCTCGAGGCGATTCGCGACGACTTCGACGAGCGCGCCGGGCAGGTCCTCGCGTCGGCCGAGACGATCGCGGCCGACCACGGTGCGTCGATCGAGACGGTCAGCAGCTACGGGGAGCCGACGACGGAGATCGTCGAGTACGCCCTCGAGGCGGACGCAGACCAGATACTCATGGGAAGTCACGGGCGCTCGCTCGCGGCGCGGCTGGTGCTCGGGACCGTCGCGGAGACCGTCGCGAGGCGCTCGCCGCTCGCGGTGACGCTCGTCAGGGGGCGTCCACACGACGCGTGA
- a CDS encoding hybrid sensor histidine kinase/response regulator translates to MDRTDSRLAGFSARGRADRNRSVEQAGGPIDVVCADAERQAAVQVATELERRDDRLTAAVETDGRAVLERLESATVDCVVCGRELADERGAALLESVRKHDRYLPFVFVIDGADEAFVRETLSFAGTDHFRPRDGYAVLGNRVRNAVVRYRARADVDELRRGRALQDRLTRRLFRTAIDAELTTVGRDDAQIADAVHGAFDGYEPLVRIELARYDDRELTPLESADGTAPLLERLHDDPEDSVLAEAVRTGRPQVVCAGEAPVRSAHRHLDDGECLTILAVEVSREQYLLLAVVTESCGIDEHDLLAGIATEVAHAIHTTDLQSDLLRFRNAVEHAGHVVLITDETGTIEYVNPAFERVTGYDREAAVGRTPAMLSSGEHDEAFYADLWGTIRAGNVWRGEVINERADGSRYVIDQTIAPIENARGATVGFVAVNQNVTDQKARERDLAFLKRAVDQVGVGVATYEPDGRATYVNRRLAALVGTDCQDLEGRHVAEINAEVARDQLAARWEAFEEGETRLIETSYERLDTGEAVPVEVVSSRITIDDEPYQVATVRDVTERRRYERELKRVRSAVEHAGHGVVITDETGTIEYVNEAFEAMSGYSAAEAVGETPAILNAGVHDEAFFEALWETILAGEVWHGEVVNERPDGSHYVIDQTIAPLLEDGKPVGFVAINNDITDLKTYERELEEQNERLAQYGRMVAHDLRNPLTLLDAHVEATETVLEVDPETPVGELEADLRREFRDVDELTDYMRRLIENLLSMAEHGQLVLDAEETALEPVARTAWQETGTEPSRLVVDDGTIDADPERLRELLANLFRNAVEHAGPAVTVRVGPLGFGDGFFVADDGPGIPADEREWVLERGYTTADDGTGFGLAIVAQIAEGHEWTLAVTESEDGGVRFEFRA, encoded by the coding sequence ATGGACCGTACAGACAGCCGTCTCGCCGGCTTCTCCGCCCGTGGCCGGGCAGATCGGAACCGTTCGGTCGAGCAGGCCGGCGGGCCGATCGACGTCGTCTGCGCCGACGCCGAGCGGCAGGCTGCGGTTCAGGTGGCGACCGAACTCGAGCGACGGGACGACCGGCTGACGGCCGCTGTCGAAACCGACGGTCGAGCCGTCCTCGAGCGCCTCGAGTCGGCGACCGTCGACTGCGTCGTCTGTGGTCGCGAGTTGGCCGACGAAAGGGGGGCCGCGTTGCTCGAGTCGGTTCGCAAGCACGACCGATACCTCCCGTTCGTCTTCGTGATCGACGGCGCCGACGAGGCGTTCGTCCGGGAGACGCTCTCGTTCGCCGGGACGGATCACTTTCGACCCCGTGACGGCTACGCGGTGCTCGGCAACCGCGTCCGAAACGCCGTCGTTCGGTACCGGGCTCGAGCGGACGTGGACGAACTCAGGCGGGGACGAGCCCTGCAGGATCGGCTCACGCGCCGACTCTTCCGGACGGCGATCGACGCGGAACTCACGACGGTCGGCCGAGACGACGCGCAGATCGCCGACGCCGTTCACGGCGCGTTCGATGGCTACGAACCGCTCGTTCGGATCGAACTCGCTCGCTACGACGACCGAGAGCTGACGCCGCTCGAGTCGGCCGACGGCACCGCCCCCCTCCTCGAACGACTCCACGACGATCCCGAGGACTCCGTGCTCGCCGAGGCGGTTCGAACCGGCCGCCCACAGGTCGTCTGTGCGGGCGAAGCGCCGGTGCGGAGTGCCCACCGTCACCTCGACGACGGCGAGTGTCTCACGATACTGGCCGTGGAAGTGAGCCGCGAGCAGTACCTGCTGCTCGCTGTGGTCACGGAGTCGTGTGGGATCGACGAGCACGACCTCCTGGCGGGTATCGCCACCGAAGTCGCTCACGCCATCCACACGACGGATCTGCAGTCGGACCTCCTCCGCTTTCGGAACGCCGTCGAACACGCCGGTCACGTCGTCCTCATCACCGACGAGACTGGGACGATCGAGTACGTCAATCCGGCGTTCGAGCGGGTCACCGGCTACGACCGCGAGGCGGCCGTCGGTCGCACGCCCGCGATGCTCAGCTCCGGCGAGCACGACGAGGCGTTCTACGCCGACCTCTGGGGGACGATTCGCGCCGGCAACGTCTGGCGCGGAGAGGTGATCAACGAGCGTGCGGATGGCAGCCGGTACGTCATCGACCAGACGATCGCCCCCATCGAGAACGCCCGGGGAGCGACGGTCGGGTTCGTCGCGGTCAACCAGAACGTGACCGACCAGAAAGCACGCGAGCGCGACCTGGCGTTTCTCAAGCGAGCCGTCGACCAGGTCGGCGTTGGGGTCGCCACGTACGAGCCCGACGGCCGGGCGACGTACGTCAACCGCCGACTCGCAGCCCTCGTCGGAACGGACTGCCAGGACCTCGAGGGGAGACACGTCGCCGAGATCAACGCCGAGGTCGCCCGCGATCAGTTAGCAGCCCGCTGGGAGGCGTTCGAGGAGGGCGAGACGCGGCTCATCGAGACGTCGTACGAACGACTCGACACGGGCGAGGCGGTTCCGGTCGAGGTCGTCAGTTCACGGATCACCATCGACGACGAGCCGTACCAGGTCGCGACCGTCAGGGACGTCACCGAGCGGAGACGATACGAACGCGAACTCAAGCGCGTTCGTAGCGCGGTCGAACACGCCGGCCACGGGGTCGTCATCACCGACGAGACGGGGACGATCGAGTACGTGAACGAGGCGTTCGAGGCGATGAGCGGTTACTCGGCGGCCGAGGCCGTCGGGGAGACGCCCGCGATCCTCAACGCCGGCGTCCACGACGAGGCGTTCTTCGAGGCGCTCTGGGAGACGATTCTCGCGGGCGAGGTCTGGCACGGCGAGGTCGTCAACGAGCGACCCGACGGGAGCCACTACGTCATCGACCAGACGATCGCCCCGCTGCTCGAGGACGGGAAGCCGGTGGGATTCGTCGCGATCAACAACGACATCACCGACCTCAAGACGTACGAACGCGAACTCGAGGAACAGAACGAGCGCCTCGCCCAGTACGGGCGGATGGTCGCACACGACCTCCGGAATCCGCTGACGTTGCTCGACGCCCACGTCGAGGCGACCGAGACCGTCCTCGAGGTCGATCCGGAGACGCCCGTAGGCGAGCTCGAGGCCGACCTCCGGCGGGAGTTTCGCGACGTCGACGAGCTCACCGACTACATGCGGCGGCTGATCGAGAACCTGCTGTCGATGGCCGAACACGGCCAGCTGGTGCTCGACGCCGAAGAGACCGCACTCGAGCCGGTCGCCCGGACGGCCTGGCAGGAGACTGGAACTGAACCAAGTCGCCTCGTCGTCGACGACGGCACGATCGACGCCGACCCCGAGCGGCTGCGGGAGCTGCTGGCGAACCTGTTTCGAAACGCGGTCGAACACGCCGGCCCGGCCGTCACGGTCCGAGTCGGTCCGCTCGGTTTCGGCGACGGCTTCTTCGTCGCGGACGACGGCCCCGGAATCCCCGCCGACGAGCGCGAGTGGGTCCTCGAGCGCGGTTACACGACCGCCGACGACGGCACTGGGTTTGGCCTCGCGATCGTCGCCCAGATCGCCGAGGGCCACGAGTGGACGCTCGCCGTCACCGAGAGCGAGGACGGCGGCGTCAGGTTCGAGTTCCGGGCCTAG